Proteins from a genomic interval of Candidatus Omnitrophota bacterium:
- the secA gene encoding preprotein translocase subunit SecA, whose amino-acid sequence MFDFFVRKGMVGSAQNFISRLNPKVQVHIHPDAPLPSIDLVKKLSSRASRICALEPKISALSDEQLRAKTDEFKSTIAQAVASKKAEHDQVLANYRKAQSAQEREDLAREIKRLDKELFETKRAVLDVILNEAFAVVREAGKRFLNMRPFDVQLVGGMVLHNGAIAEMTTGEGKTLVATLPAYLNALTGDGVHVVTVNDYLAHRDRHWMGPVYEFLGLSIGVIQHDMNPRERQAAYGCDITYGTNNEFGFDYLRDNMVSFKEEMVQRGHAFAIVDEVDSILVDEARTPLIISGPAEESTDKYYKAHQISLGLKGCRVTDTDVEKINAKAKGLDPEELYKDYDYVADEKAKSIALSDEGERKAAEMFGVHNLHEIETTEYLHHVICALRAKEFFKRDIDYVVKDGKVIIVDEFTGRMMPGRRWSDGLHQAVEAKEAIAIERENQTLATITFQNYFRMYQKLAGMTGTAYTEANEFKQIYNLDCVVIPTNSPMARDSHSDCVYKTQKEKYEAVVQAIEACHAKGQSVLVGTISIQKSELISALLKQKGIPHQVLNAKYHEMEAHIIAQAGRYHAVTIATNMAGRGTDIMLGGNAEYLARALALEKGKDNSDEQREAMVKTFISQFREQVKKEHDQVIAAGGLYVIGTERHESRRIDNQLRGRCGRQGDPGESRFYVSLQDDLMRLFASDRIMVVMEKLGMEEGQVIESRMVSGALEIAQKRVENYNFEIRKQLLEYDNVMNKQREVIYSLRRSILEGENLKDVVLDAVAQTAEDMIDQHAALAEATENPVNVLAAQLQAAFALNIYPIKHMFAESSTAEIKTAVVDFLMDAYELKEKQLTPEVMRRMERMVLLHVIDTQWKDHLHAMDHIKDGISLRALGQRDPLVEYKKEGFAMFKTLYGTINHEVASLMFKLEPPQGQEERPRTVLSRLPQHAVHQDFSGLAAAAAAPQGSIPEMVEEMPSAPALVPLRAEHKVGRNDPCPCGSGKKYKKCCGQ is encoded by the coding sequence ATGTTTGATTTTTTTGTCCGTAAGGGCATGGTCGGATCGGCCCAGAATTTCATCAGCCGGCTCAATCCTAAGGTGCAGGTCCATATCCACCCCGACGCGCCTTTGCCGTCCATCGACTTAGTCAAGAAATTAAGCAGCCGCGCCTCCCGGATCTGCGCGCTGGAACCCAAGATCAGCGCGCTCTCCGACGAACAATTGCGCGCCAAGACCGATGAGTTCAAGAGCACCATCGCCCAAGCCGTGGCCTCTAAAAAGGCCGAACATGATCAGGTTTTGGCCAATTATCGCAAGGCCCAGTCAGCCCAGGAAAGGGAAGACCTTGCGCGCGAGATCAAACGTCTGGACAAAGAACTTTTTGAGACCAAGCGCGCGGTTTTGGATGTCATTCTCAATGAGGCCTTTGCCGTGGTGCGCGAGGCAGGCAAACGTTTTTTGAACATGCGTCCTTTTGACGTGCAATTGGTCGGAGGCATGGTCCTGCACAACGGCGCCATCGCGGAAATGACCACCGGCGAAGGCAAGACGCTCGTGGCCACCCTGCCCGCGTATTTGAACGCCTTGACCGGCGACGGGGTGCACGTGGTCACCGTCAACGACTATCTCGCCCACCGCGACCGTCATTGGATGGGGCCGGTCTATGAATTCCTGGGGTTAAGCATCGGCGTCATCCAGCACGACATGAACCCGCGCGAACGCCAGGCGGCTTACGGATGCGACATCACCTACGGCACCAATAACGAGTTTGGTTTTGATTATCTGCGCGACAACATGGTCTCTTTTAAGGAAGAGATGGTCCAGCGCGGGCATGCGTTCGCCATCGTGGACGAGGTGGACAGCATCCTCGTTGACGAAGCGCGCACGCCCCTGATCATCTCCGGCCCGGCGGAAGAAAGCACGGACAAATATTATAAGGCCCATCAGATCTCTCTGGGGCTCAAAGGCTGCCGCGTGACCGATACCGATGTGGAAAAAATAAACGCCAAGGCCAAAGGGCTGGACCCGGAAGAATTGTACAAGGACTACGATTATGTCGCCGATGAAAAGGCCAAATCTATCGCGCTTTCGGATGAGGGGGAACGCAAAGCCGCTGAAATGTTCGGGGTCCATAATTTGCATGAGATCGAAACAACGGAATATCTCCATCATGTCATCTGCGCTTTGCGGGCCAAGGAATTCTTCAAACGCGACATCGACTACGTGGTCAAGGACGGCAAGGTCATCATCGTCGATGAGTTCACCGGCCGCATGATGCCGGGCCGGCGCTGGTCCGATGGGCTCCACCAGGCGGTGGAGGCCAAGGAGGCGATCGCCATTGAGCGCGAGAACCAGACGCTGGCGACCATCACGTTCCAGAATTATTTCCGCATGTATCAGAAGCTGGCGGGCATGACAGGGACCGCGTACACCGAGGCCAATGAGTTCAAACAGATCTATAATCTCGATTGCGTGGTCATCCCCACCAATAGTCCCATGGCCCGCGACAGCCATTCGGATTGTGTTTACAAGACGCAAAAAGAAAAATACGAGGCCGTGGTCCAGGCGATCGAGGCCTGCCACGCGAAAGGCCAGTCGGTGCTGGTGGGTACGATCTCCATCCAGAAATCGGAATTGATCAGCGCGCTTTTAAAGCAGAAAGGCATCCCGCATCAGGTCCTCAACGCCAAATATCACGAGATGGAAGCGCATATCATTGCCCAGGCCGGCCGTTATCATGCCGTGACCATCGCCACCAACATGGCGGGCCGCGGGACCGACATTATGCTGGGCGGTAACGCCGAATATCTGGCGCGCGCGCTGGCTTTGGAGAAAGGCAAGGACAATTCCGACGAGCAGCGTGAGGCCATGGTCAAGACGTTCATCAGCCAGTTCAGGGAACAGGTGAAAAAAGAGCATGACCAGGTCATCGCCGCGGGCGGTCTGTACGTCATCGGCACCGAACGCCATGAGTCCCGGCGCATTGATAATCAGCTGCGCGGCCGCTGCGGCCGTCAGGGCGATCCCGGCGAATCGCGTTTTTATGTGTCTTTGCAGGATGACCTGATGCGGCTCTTCGCGTCCGACCGCATCATGGTGGTCATGGAAAAGCTGGGGATGGAAGAAGGGCAGGTCATTGAATCGCGCATGGTCTCCGGCGCTCTGGAGATCGCCCAGAAACGCGTTGAGAATTACAACTTTGAGATCCGCAAGCAATTGCTGGAATACGACAATGTCATGAACAAACAGCGCGAGGTGATCTATTCCCTGCGCCGTTCCATCCTGGAAGGCGAGAATTTGAAGGACGTCGTGCTCGACGCTGTGGCCCAGACCGCTGAAGACATGATCGACCAGCATGCGGCTTTGGCCGAGGCCACGGAAAACCCCGTCAACGTCCTGGCGGCGCAATTGCAGGCCGCCTTTGCGTTGAACATCTATCCGATCAAACATATGTTCGCCGAGTCCTCCACCGCTGAAATTAAGACCGCCGTGGTCGATTTTCTGATGGACGCCTATGAGCTTAAAGAGAAACAATTGACACCCGAAGTCATGCGCCGCATGGAACGCATGGTCCTTCTGCACGTCATTGACACCCAATGGAAAGACCATTTGCACGCGATGGACCATATCAAGGACGGCATCAGCTTGCGCGCCCTGGGCCAGCGCGATCCGCTGGTTGAATATAAAAAAGAAGGTTTCGCGATGTTCAAGACGCTGTACGGGACCATTAACCACGAGGTCGCCTCCCTGATGTTCAAGCTTGAACCGCCGCAAGGCCAGGAGGAGAGACCGCGCACGGTGTTAAGCCGTTTGCCTCAGCATGCCGTGCATCAGGATTTTTCGGGGTTGGCCGCTGCCGCGGCTGCGCCGCAGGGAAGCATCCCTGAGATGGTGGAAGAGATGCCGTCCGCCCCCGCCCTTGTCCCGCTGCGCGCCGAACACAAGGTCGGCCGCAATGATCCCTGCCCATGCGGCAGCGGAAAAAAATACAAAAAATGCTGCGGACAATGA
- a CDS encoding lysophospholipid acyltransferase family protein yields the protein MGNKDRIKKIKRAMARYTFYFFSAFFRLLPYPVVRAMTNALIALAFVMVKRMRKLSRESLTIAFGKEKGEREIEDIIRTCFSNLGRSAIEMLYFTQRPQMITAKLAFVPGARENLEAALAEGKGVIAVTAHFGNFPLMLLYLARMGYKTNAIIRPARDEVIEKVFQDTRTRLGLHTIYSYPRLECVKESLRVLRNKEILCIPLDQNFGTGGVFVKFFGQKAATATGPVVFAARTGAVILPIFIARDADDRHKIMTEPHFAIEAKATDDETIQYNVAKITGIIETYIRRYPHEWGWMHRRWKSKPKEEQK from the coding sequence ATGGGCAACAAGGACCGCATCAAAAAGATAAAACGGGCCATGGCCCGTTATACGTTTTATTTCTTTTCAGCATTTTTCCGCCTTTTGCCTTATCCCGTCGTGCGCGCCATGACCAATGCCTTGATCGCCCTCGCGTTCGTGATGGTCAAGCGCATGCGCAAGCTCTCCAGGGAAAGCCTGACCATCGCTTTCGGCAAGGAGAAAGGCGAGCGGGAGATCGAAGATATTATCCGCACCTGTTTTTCCAATTTGGGCCGCAGCGCCATTGAAATGCTGTATTTCACGCAAAGACCGCAGATGATCACCGCGAAGCTGGCGTTTGTGCCCGGCGCCCGGGAAAACCTGGAGGCCGCGCTGGCCGAGGGCAAAGGGGTCATCGCGGTCACGGCCCATTTCGGCAATTTTCCGCTCATGCTTTTGTATCTGGCCCGCATGGGATACAAGACCAATGCCATCATCCGTCCGGCGCGCGATGAGGTCATTGAAAAGGTCTTCCAGGACACCCGCACACGTTTGGGCCTGCATACCATTTACAGTTATCCGCGCCTCGAATGCGTCAAAGAATCCCTGCGCGTTTTGCGCAACAAAGAGATCTTGTGCATTCCTTTGGACCAGAATTTCGGGACCGGCGGGGTGTTCGTTAAATTTTTCGGCCAGAAAGCGGCCACAGCCACGGGGCCGGTGGTCTTTGCCGCGCGCACGGGCGCGGTCATTCTGCCCATTTTCATTGCCCGCGACGCGGACGACCGGCACAAGATCATGACGGAACCGCATTTCGCGATCGAGGCCAAGGCCACGGATGACGAGACCATCCAATACAATGTGGCCAAGATCACCGGCATCATCGAGACCTACATACGCCGCTATCCCCACGAATGGGGATGGATGCACCGGCGCTGGAAAAGTAAACCCAAGGAAGAACAAAAATGA
- a CDS encoding HAD-IA family hydrolase, with amino-acid sequence MKLIIFDLDGTLVNAYPAVHASINHTLRAMGFLPRSAAVIKSSVGWGDRHLLETFVGKAKGKAAIKIYRRHHAVALKTGVRFLSGAKAILTFLKRSGYRLAVASNRPTKFTLLILKMLGARAYFDMVLCADKVQRPKPHPDMLIKIMRLLKVRKEETLYVGDMTIDVLTGRGARVRTVAVATGSSTTAQLKRLKPWRVIDKMSCLKTIIGGFHEQKET; translated from the coding sequence ATGAAACTCATCATCTTCGACCTCGACGGCACGCTGGTCAATGCCTATCCGGCCGTGCATGCGAGCATCAATCACACGCTCAGAGCCATGGGATTTTTGCCCCGGTCCGCCGCGGTCATCAAAAGTTCCGTGGGCTGGGGGGACCGGCATTTGCTGGAGACATTTGTAGGCAAAGCGAAAGGTAAGGCGGCCATTAAAATATACCGCAGGCATCATGCCGTGGCCCTGAAGACCGGCGTTCGGTTTTTGTCCGGCGCCAAAGCGATTCTAACATTTCTAAAAAGGTCCGGCTATCGGCTGGCCGTGGCCAGCAATCGTCCGACGAAGTTCACGCTCCTGATCCTTAAGATGCTTGGCGCGCGGGCGTATTTCGACATGGTGTTGTGCGCGGACAAAGTCCAAAGGCCAAAGCCCCATCCGGACATGCTCATTAAGATCATGCGTCTGCTTAAGGTCAGGAAAGAAGAGACGCTTTATGTCGGGGACATGACCATTGATGTCCTCACGGGCCGCGGGGCCCGCGTGCGCACCGTGGCGGTGGCCACGGGGTCGAGCACAACAGCGCAATTAAAACGATTGAAACCCTGGCGCGTGATTGATAAGATGAGTTGTCTAAAAACCATCATAGGAGGTTTTCATGAGCAAAAAGAAACGTAA
- a CDS encoding cold-shock protein gives MVKGKVKWFNDQKGFGFITPENGKDVFVHHSVIQGDGYRSLAEGQDVEFEIVQGPKGEQAQNVVKL, from the coding sequence ATGGTTAAAGGTAAAGTAAAGTGGTTCAATGATCAAAAAGGTTTTGGATTCATTACTCCCGAAAACGGCAAAGATGTGTTTGTCCATCACAGCGTCATTCAGGGTGATGGTTACAGATCGTTAGCTGAAGGCCAGGACGTCGAGTTTGAGATCGTCCAGGGACCTAAAGGCGAGCAAGCCCAGAACGTGGTGAAATTGTAA
- the lnt gene encoding apolipoprotein N-acyltransferase, producing MILIVLSAVLLVISYPQMDWGPLAWVALVPFFFAIDGKSVRSAFSLGYACGFLFFAGTLGWFIYVTYPGAFLFIAYLSLYFAAFAAAFVFFRRLGLVPRLFTLSAVWVALEFIRAHALSGFGWVSLGHSQYKNYLLIQIADVTGVYGVSFLVMLVNLLVFESLKFVHDIRQLRRAQIIVTLLVCLVLGYGIVDTTHTRAYGQVKVGVVQPNIPQSLKWDPRLKGRIVERNIQLTRTFGVHKPEIIIWPETSLPGILGESPELFEQVKKTARDMQTPILMGTIIQEGEEQYYNSAVLVSADGEMTGRYDKVHLVPFGEYLPLRPVLGFINRFIGMGDFTSGVEYTLFSAGREQKKFGVLICFEDTLPYLRRGFTNAGAQFLVNMTNDAWFEDTKAPFLHLQAAVFGAVENKRALVRAANTGVSAFIDPFGRVIQAVQNERGKKAFVMGTAVAALPLVNQRTVYTKYGDVFAMLCFLGILGAIWATRTASKR from the coding sequence ATGATCCTCATCGTCCTTTCCGCTGTCCTGCTGGTCATTTCCTATCCCCAAATGGACTGGGGACCGCTCGCGTGGGTGGCCCTGGTCCCGTTCTTTTTCGCCATCGACGGTAAAAGCGTCCGTTCTGCCTTCAGCTTGGGTTATGCCTGTGGTTTTCTTTTTTTTGCAGGCACCCTGGGCTGGTTCATCTACGTGACGTATCCCGGGGCTTTTTTATTCATTGCCTATCTTTCCTTATATTTTGCCGCGTTCGCCGCCGCGTTCGTTTTTTTCCGCCGTTTAGGCCTGGTCCCGCGCCTGTTCACGCTGTCCGCCGTGTGGGTCGCGCTTGAATTCATCCGCGCCCACGCCTTGAGCGGTTTCGGGTGGGTGTCCCTGGGTCACTCGCAGTATAAAAATTATCTGCTGATCCAGATCGCGGACGTGACTGGTGTTTACGGCGTGTCGTTTTTGGTCATGCTGGTCAATCTTTTGGTTTTTGAAAGTTTGAAATTTGTCCATGACATCCGCCAGCTCCGCCGGGCACAGATCATCGTGACCCTACTGGTATGTTTGGTTTTAGGGTACGGTATCGTGGATACGACGCATACGCGCGCCTACGGCCAGGTGAAGGTGGGAGTGGTCCAGCCCAACATTCCCCAGTCGCTCAAATGGGACCCCCGCCTGAAAGGGAGGATCGTTGAGCGCAACATACAATTGACACGCACATTCGGTGTCCATAAGCCCGAGATCATCATCTGGCCGGAAACATCTTTGCCGGGGATCTTGGGGGAATCGCCGGAGCTTTTTGAACAGGTCAAAAAAACCGCCCGTGACATGCAGACACCGATCCTGATGGGCACCATCATCCAGGAAGGGGAGGAACAATATTACAATTCAGCCGTTCTTGTTTCTGCCGACGGAGAAATGACCGGCCGTTATGACAAGGTCCATCTGGTGCCTTTCGGCGAGTATTTGCCGTTGCGGCCCGTGCTCGGGTTTATCAACCGTTTCATCGGCATGGGGGACTTTACTTCGGGCGTGGAATATACGCTGTTTTCCGCCGGGCGCGAACAGAAAAAATTTGGCGTGCTCATCTGTTTTGAAGATACCCTGCCGTATTTGCGCCGGGGCTTCACCAATGCCGGGGCGCAATTTTTGGTCAACATGACCAATGACGCCTGGTTTGAGGACACCAAGGCCCCGTTTTTGCATTTGCAGGCCGCGGTGTTCGGCGCCGTTGAGAACAAGCGCGCGCTGGTGCGCGCGGCCAACACCGGCGTGAGCGCCTTCATTGATCCTTTTGGCCGCGTCATCCAGGCCGTTCAAAATGAGCGCGGCAAGAAGGCCTTTGTCATGGGCACGGCCGTGGCTGCCTTGCCGCTGGTCAACCAGCGCACGGTGTACACGAAATATGGGGATGTTTTTGCAATGCTTTGTTTCTTGGGTATACTAGGGGCGATATGGGCAACAAGGACCGCATCAAAAAGATAA
- the prfB gene encoding peptide chain release factor 2 (programmed frameshift), producing the protein MLDDLAKDIDELNNKLSGLRGYLDLGPKEKDIAAIQERMAQPGFWDGQERSNRQMRELKSLKNVVEPFADCVKRLADAREFLPLADGDEAMTRHIIADIAALKIQIDALELLAILSGPYDANNALLSINAGAGGTESCDWANMLLRMYTRWCDIRGFKCEIIDILHGEEAGIKNATLRIEGEKAYGYLKAEKGVHRLVRISPFDSNKRRHTSFASVEVIPEIEDDDAQMTIDPSELRVDVYRASGPGGQGVNTTDSAVRITHVPTNIVAQSQKERSQLQNKMQAMKVLRARLYELKRRQQEDVLNKEAGDKQKIEWGSQIRSYVLQPYIMVKDHRTGVETGNAQKVLDGGIDDFIQAYLRTKPEDRDKRLKNKGNDDV; encoded by the exons ATGCTGGACGATCTCGCCAAAGACATCGACGAACTCAACAACAAGCTTTCGGGCTTAAGGGGGTATCTT GACTTGGGCCCCAAAGAAAAAGACATAGCCGCCATCCAGGAGCGCATGGCTCAGCCGGGTTTTTGGGACGGGCAGGAACGATCCAACCGGCAGATGCGGGAATTGAAGTCCTTGAAGAACGTCGTTGAGCCGTTCGCCGATTGTGTCAAACGTTTGGCCGATGCCCGTGAATTCCTGCCCCTGGCCGATGGTGATGAAGCCATGACCCGGCACATCATCGCGGATATCGCTGCCTTAAAGATCCAGATCGACGCTTTGGAATTGCTGGCCATTTTGAGCGGGCCGTATGACGCCAATAACGCTTTGTTGAGCATCAACGCCGGCGCCGGCGGAACGGAGTCCTGCGACTGGGCGAACATGCTCTTGAGGATGTACACGCGCTGGTGCGACATCCGCGGTTTTAAATGCGAGATCATTGACATTTTGCACGGGGAAGAGGCGGGGATCAAGAACGCCACCCTGCGCATTGAGGGGGAGAAGGCCTACGGGTATCTGAAGGCGGAAAAAGGCGTGCACCGTCTGGTGCGCATATCGCCTTTTGATTCCAACAAACGCCGCCACACCTCTTTCGCATCCGTTGAAGTCATCCCCGAAATTGAGGATGATGATGCCCAGATGACCATTGACCCCTCGGAGCTGCGCGTTGATGTTTACCGCGCCTCCGGGCCCGGCGGCCAGGGGGTCAATACCACCGACTCGGCGGTGCGCATCACGCATGTGCCGACGAATATCGTGGCGCAGTCCCAGAAGGAACGTTCCCAACTGCAGAACAAGATGCAGGCGATGAAGGTCCTGCGCGCCCGCCTGTATGAATTGAAGAGGCGCCAGCAGGAAGACGTCCTGAACAAGGAAGCCGGGGACAAGCAGAAGATCGAATGGGGCAGCCAGATCCGCTCCTATGTTTTACAACCCTATATCATGGTCAAGGACCACCGCACCGGCGTTGAGACCGGCAACGCGCAAAAGGTGCTCGACGGCGGCATTGATGATTTTATCCAGGCGTATTTGAGAACAAAACCGGAAGACCGGGACAAGCGTCTTAAAAATAAAGGGAATGACGATGTTTGA
- a CDS encoding MFS transporter, whose translation MNNPDLRLFISSVGSFTLASRALAVVIGFQIYQITHSAMALGWLGLVEAVPAIALVLVGGHVADHFNRRKILLITRAASCLCAAALAALSLEGHHTSVLPLYGVIFLAGIARGFADPANSAFEAQVVPQELTVKASSWIGSTWIGCSIAGPAIIGFVFDAKGAAGSYVFITGFFILSWLCTLGIGPRRQTMPEHKEPVLKSIRIGWRFVFGHQPLLGALALDLFAVLFGGAIALLPIFANDILHVGAKGFGLLNAAPSAGALLMMLVAARHPPMTNAGRNLLLAVTGFGVSILIFAFSKNFWLSMAALTLSGIFDGVSMVIRRSMVRLLSPDDMRGRISGVSWVFICASNELGAFESGMVAALIGTIPCVAAGGLVTLAVVGLTAALAPQLRALRFNPRTLEREK comes from the coding sequence GGCGCTGGCCGTTGTCATCGGTTTCCAAATTTACCAGATCACCCACAGCGCCATGGCCCTGGGCTGGCTGGGGCTGGTGGAAGCCGTGCCGGCCATTGCCCTGGTCCTCGTCGGCGGACACGTGGCCGACCATTTCAACCGCCGCAAAATACTTCTCATCACCCGCGCCGCGTCCTGCCTGTGCGCCGCGGCGCTGGCCGCGCTTTCTTTGGAAGGTCATCACACGTCGGTTTTGCCCCTTTACGGCGTCATCTTTCTGGCCGGTATCGCGCGCGGATTCGCCGACCCGGCCAACAGCGCTTTTGAAGCGCAGGTGGTCCCTCAAGAACTCACGGTCAAGGCCTCGTCGTGGATAGGCAGTACGTGGATCGGATGTTCCATCGCGGGGCCCGCGATCATCGGTTTTGTGTTTGATGCTAAGGGGGCGGCGGGTTCCTACGTTTTCATCACAGGATTCTTTATCCTCTCTTGGCTGTGCACGCTGGGGATAGGGCCGCGCCGGCAGACCATGCCGGAACACAAGGAGCCGGTGCTGAAAAGTATCCGCATCGGATGGCGTTTCGTGTTCGGCCATCAGCCGCTTTTGGGGGCCCTGGCGCTGGATCTCTTCGCCGTGCTGTTCGGGGGGGCCATCGCCCTTTTGCCCATCTTTGCCAATGATATTCTGCACGTCGGGGCCAAGGGGTTCGGATTGCTCAACGCCGCGCCGTCCGCGGGGGCTTTGCTGATGATGCTCGTCGCCGCCCGTCATCCGCCCATGACCAACGCGGGCCGCAATCTACTGCTGGCCGTGACGGGATTTGGCGTGAGCATCCTCATTTTCGCTTTTTCAAAAAATTTCTGGCTGTCCATGGCCGCCCTGACCTTGAGCGGGATCTTTGACGGGGTGAGCATGGTCATCCGCCGGTCCATGGTACGGTTGCTTTCGCCGGATGACATGCGCGGAAGGATCTCGGGGGTCAGCTGGGTCTTTATCTGCGCTTCGAATGAACTCGGCGCCTTTGAAAGCGGCATGGTGGCGGCGCTGATAGGAACAATTCCCTGTGTCGCGGCCGGCGGCCTGGTGACGCTGGCCGTCGTCGGCTTGACCGCGGCATTAGCTCCCCAATTGCGCGCCCTGCGCTTTAATCCCCGCACCCTCGAACGCGAAAAATGA